One Actinomycetospora corticicola genomic window, CGCTCATGCGGCCGGTCGCGGAGCCGCCCGTGTGGATGGCGGCGAACTCCGACAACGCCGTGCGTCGGGCCGCGCGCCTCGCCGACGCCTGGATGATCAACCCGCACGCGACGGCGGCGACCGTGCGGCGGCAGCTGGAGCTCTACGACGCCGAGCGCGCCGCGCACGGCCGTGGCCCGGGGACGTCCCGGCCGCTCATGCGCGAGGTGTTCTGTGCGGACACCCGCGAGGAGGCGCTCGAGCGGGCCCATCCGTTCCTCGAGGGCAAGTACCAGGTCTACGCGGACTGGGGGCAGGACCGGGTGATGCCCGACCGGGAGTCGTTCCGGATGGAGTTCGCCGCCCTCGCCGACGACCGGTTCGTCATCGGCGACCCCGACGACTGCCGTCGCGCCCTGCTCGCCTGGCGCGACCTCGGCATCGACCACTTCGTCCTGCGCACCGACTGGGCCGGCATGCCCCTGGCGTCCAGCCGTCGCTCGGTCGAGCTCCTCGCCCGCGAGGTGGCGCCGGCACTGCGGGAGTCGTCCTTCACGACGGCGGGGTAGGGCGGCGGCGGACGCGACCCGCCGTCGGGAGGATGGACGCGTGACGGACGTGGTGGGCATCCCCGGGACGGTCTGCTCGCCGGCGGTGTTCGACCCCGTGGCGGCGCTCGTGCCGGGGGTGCGCGCGGTGTCGTGGATGACCGCCCCCGGTCCGTGGACCGTCCCCGCCGTCGCCGAACGGGTGGCGCGGGAGCTGACGGCACCGGTGGTGCTGGTCGGGCACTCGACGGGGGGCGCGATCGCCACGACGCTCGCCGCGGCCCACCCCGACCTCGTGGTGGGGCTCGTCCTGGTCGACACCGGGGCGCACATGCGGCGCCACGGCGACGTCGACGCGATCATCGACCGCTTCGCCGCGCAGTGGGGGCGCGAGGCGCTGTCGGCGGTGCTCGACCGGTCGTTCGCGACGCCGCCGCCCGCCGACGTGCACGCCGACCTGCTCGCCTACGCCGAGGCGGTGCCGTCGGCGGCCGGCGTCGAGGTGCTGCGCAGTCAACGGGACCTCGACCTGACCGACGTCCTCCCGACGATCGCCTGCCCCGCCGCGGTGGTCCACGGCG contains:
- a CDS encoding LLM class flavin-dependent oxidoreductase, which gives rise to MGDVRVGVFLTHQRRPEQDPRATLEDQLTLVRTARDEGLDSVFAGQHHLAASFAHIQPLPWLARVAAEAGEMTVGTGIHLLALHHPVDTAEAYASLDVVTGGRSVFGVGLGYRSEEYAAFGVPPEEKVRRFTENLAIVRALWRGEVVTRDLPWTRLDAAQALMRPVAEPPVWMAANSDNAVRRAARLADAWMINPHATAATVRRQLELYDAERAAHGRGPGTSRPLMREVFCADTREEALERAHPFLEGKYQVYADWGQDRVMPDRESFRMEFAALADDRFVIGDPDDCRRALLAWRDLGIDHFVLRTDWAGMPLASSRRSVELLAREVAPALRESSFTTAG
- a CDS encoding alpha/beta hydrolase; protein product: MTDVVGIPGTVCSPAVFDPVAALVPGVRAVSWMTAPGPWTVPAVAERVARELTAPVVLVGHSTGGAIATTLAAAHPDLVVGLVLVDTGAHMRRHGDVDAIIDRFAAQWGREALSAVLDRSFATPPPADVHADLLAYAEAVPSAAGVEVLRSQRDLDLTDVLPTIACPAAVVHGVHDRARSAAEAEELAALLPDAELFWAECGHTPVFEAPGVVAAAIRSVLDRAS